A single genomic interval of Odontesthes bonariensis isolate fOdoBon6 chromosome 3, fOdoBon6.hap1, whole genome shotgun sequence harbors:
- the timeless gene encoding protein timeless homolog, which produces MNCELLATCSALGYLEGDTYHKEADCLESVKDLIRYLRHEDDTRDVRQQLGDSQIIQNDLLPIIVQYKQEKALFDACIRLMVNLTQPAMLCFGKVPDDPVFRHHFIQVTSHLQAYKEAFASEGVFGILSETLYNLLQLDWEQREEEDNLLIERILLLVRNVLHVPADPCEEKKVDDDASVHDRVLWAIHMSGFDDLVKFLASAQSEQQWSMHVLEIISLMFRDQTPEGLVSAGNARSAEEKQRDSQELEALRQKEHAEKRSRTLQRGNRHSRFGGSYVVQGLKAIGDKDVVYHRNLLNFRNYTHDIGKAVRRVPKRNRRIQECEDKRRSALNVRLFLRDFCVDFLENCYNRLMYLVKENLIREQTQQHDETYYLWALSFFMAFNRGNGFRADLVSETMSIRTFHFIERNITNYYEMLLTDRKEATSWSRRMHLALKAYQELLLTVNEMDRSHDESIRQSSNVVKSNIFYMMEYREIFLTLLRKYDETKQPHSYLKDLVESTHLFLRMLERFCKGRKNLIVQRKRVKRKKSRGKKTQSVAETSPELLEDTWKIVEEELRATGFHLSESLTESIVPFDATSETPLEEQRTEAMVRVQDALLARMGPEALGLLRAAREVWPEGDVFGSADVEPEEELELLKQILHANLPRPTPETLVEEEDDGAELEEEEMESVQVSELEFNFLDFIKKFANPSIVHPYLLLLKSYSKNTPHTNHCIARMLHRIAVDLKMDALLFQLSIFHLFNKILSDPAAAAYKELVTFAKYVMNRFFSVAAQNNKAYVELLFWKNVGAVREMTEGYSKDGEGKKPTWTEEEEEELRKLYMEHRDSEVPDIVETLLPLLSNSDRTRRHVVTQLVHMGLVDNAKELKKQKKGTRIVLWTEEQEEELQMLFEEYKDSDDVLGNILKKITAKRSRARVVDKLLSMGLVSERRELYKKRSRSAQGKKSGDGMTEEEFLAELTQELPDDSVDMDDEDESEESEGDEDEQSERSQNGGKKSQSFNLTVERRADLGAMVRALQKEGMSGPLLWLQNCLNRTASDRDEDGVSQPVPLVPLAEASEEAMENKSFQRLLRKLGIRPPADEQETFWRIPAEISPSQLWSAAAALTPREDESENAEEQDGLRDPTEEQQQQEEEEEGEEVSGEHRAQALRALLLARKRKRHTVMDTAPVSDLTPADATDSVTERSQEKTSNKRSRSRLLDDDEDEEQEKGDDSSPVKDVDTNGDADSDGEDISAPVKRRRKMVLIDEEEEED; this is translated from the exons TATTGTTCAGTATAAACAAGAAAAAGCCTTGTTCGATGCCTGCATCAG ACTCATGGTTAATCTTACTCAGCCCGCCATGCTGTGTTTTGGTAAAGTCCCAGATGACCCAGTCTTTAGGCATCACTTTATACAAGTTACATCTCATCTACAAGCCTATAAAGAG GCCTTTGCCAGCGAGGGGGTGTTTGGCATTTTAAGCGAGACCTTGTACAACCTTCTACAACTT GACTGGgagcagagagaagaagaagacaatcTACTGATAGAGAGGATTTTGCTGCTCGTCAGGAATGTGCTGCACGTGCCCGCAGACCCCTGTGAAGAGAAG AAGGTGGATGATGATGCCAGTGTCCACGACAGGGTGCTGTGGGCCATTCACATGAGCGGTTTTGATGACCTGGTCAAGTTCCTCGCATCAGCCCAGAGTGAGCAGCAGTGGAGTATGCATGTGTTGGAAATAATCTCCCTCATGTTCAGAGACCAG ACACCAGAAGGTTTGGTGAGCGCCGGTAATGCTCGTTCAGCAGAAGAAAAGCAGAGGGACTCCCAGGAGCTGGAGGCACTGAGGCAGAAGGAGCATGCAGAGAAACGCTCTCGAACCTTACAAAGAGGAAACAG acattctcGCTTTGGCGGGTCATATGTTGTTCAAGGCCTCAAGGCGATTGGGGATAAAGATGTGGTCTATCACAGAAATCTTCTCAAC TTCAGAAATTACACTCATGACATTGGCAAAGCGGTGAGGCGTGTTCCCAAGAGGAATCGAAGGATCCAGGAATGTGAGGACAAACGGCGCTCAGCCCTAAACGTTCGACTCTTCCTGCGAGACTTTTGCGTGGACTTCTTGGAAAACTGCTATAATCGACTCATGTATCTTGTTAAG GAAAATCTGATtcgcgagcagacgcagcagCACGACGAGACCTATTATCTGTGGGCGCTCAGCTTTTTCATGGCATTCAACCGTGGCAACGGTTTCCGTGCCGACTTGGTTTCCGAGACCATGTCGATCCGTACTTTTCATTTTATTGAACGCAACATAACCAACTACTACGAGATGCTGCTGACGGACCGCAAAGAAGCCACGTCCTGGTCCCGAAG GATGCACTTGGCACTGAAGGCGTATCAAGAACTGCTGCTAACTGTGAACGAGATGGACCGCTCGCACGATGAAAGCATTCGGCAGAGTTCTAATGTTGTTAAAA GTAACATATTCTACATGATGGAGTATAGGGAGATTTTCCTGACTTTACTGAGAAAATATGATGAAACCAAGCAGCCTCACTCCTACCTTAAGGACTTGGTGGAGTCAACGCACCTCTTCTTGCGCATGTTAGAACGCTTCTGCAAAGGTCGGAAAAACTTAATTGTGCAG AGGAAGAGGGTGAAGCGGAAGAAGTCTCGCGGCAAAAAAACCCAATCTGTTGCAGAAACTAGTCCAGAGTTGCTGGAGGATACCTGGAAGATTGTGGAGGAGGAGCTCAGGGCTACGGGGTTTCAT TTGTCAGAGTCTTTAACTGAAAGTATCGTACCTTTTGATGCCACATCTGAAACCCCTCTGGAGGAGCAGCGTACAGAGGCTATGGTGCGAGTGCAAGACGCTCTGCTCGCTCGAATGGGACCAGAAGCTCTGGGGCTGCTGCGTGCCGCCAG GGAGGTGTGGCCGGAGGGCGACGTGTTTGGTTCAGCTGATGTCGAACCTGAGGAGGAGCTGGAACTCCTTAAGCAGATCCTTCATGCCAACCTGCCAA GACCGACTCCTGAGACTTtggtggaggaggaagatgatggGGCGGAGTTagaggaggaagagatggagtCTGTTCAGGTTTCTGAACTGGAGTTCAACTTTCTAGACTTCATCAAGAA GTTTGCCAACCCCAGCATTGTGCATCCATATCTTCTCCTGTTGAAATCCTATTCAAAAAACACACCCCACACAAACCACTGCATAGCTCGAATGCTACACCGCATAGCCGTTGACCTGAAAATGGACGCCCTGCTTTTCCAGCTCTCAATCTTCCACCTTTTCAACAAAATCCTGAGCGACCCTGCGGCAGCTGCCTACAAG GAACTAGTGACCTTTGCCAAGTATGTGATGAACCGTTTCTTTTCAGTGGCAGCACAAAACAACAAGGCATACGTTGAACTGCTTTTCTGGAAAAATGTGGGGGCCGTGCGTGAGATGACTGAAGGCTACAGCAAAGATGG AGAGGGAAAGAAGCCAACGTGgactgaggaggaggaagaggagttgCGTAAACTCTACATGGAGCATCGGGATTCTGAAG TGCCAGACATAGTGGAGACTCTGCTGCCGTTGCTCAGCAACAGCGACCGCACTCGGCGACATGTAGTCACACAACTGGTGCATATGGGTCTTGTGGACAACGCAAAAGAGCTGAAGAAACAGAA GAAAGGTACTCGAATTGTTCTGTGGACtgaggagcaggaggaagaaCTCCAGATGCTCTTTGAAGAGTACAAAGACTCTGACG ATGTGCTGGGTAACATCTTGAAGAAGATTACAGCCAAGCGGTCTCGTGCACGTGTGGTGGACAAGCTGCTCAGTATGGGCTTGGTGTCCGAGAGACGAGAACTTTATAAGAAGAGAAGCCGCAGCGCTCAGGGGAAGAAGTCTGGAGATGGAATG ACTGAAGAAGAGTTTCTTGCTGAACTAACCCAAGAACTCCCAGATGATTCTGTGGACATGGATGATGAAGATGAGTCTGAAGAGAGTGAGGGAGATGAAGATGAGCAGAGTGAAAGATCACAAAATGGTGGAAAGAAGAGCCAAAGCTTTAACCTCACAGTAGAGAGGAGAGCTGATCTAGGTGCCATGGTGCGTGCTCTACAAAAAGAAG GTATGTCTGGACCCTTGTTGTGGCTGCAGAATTGTCTGAACAGAACTGCAAGTGATCGTGATGAAGATG GTGTGTCCCAACCTGTTCCACTGGTGCCTCTGGCTGAGGCGAGTGAAGAAGCGATGGAAAACAAGAGCTTTCAGAGGCTGTTGCGCAAACTGGGGATACGGCCTCCTGCTGATGAACAA GAGACCTTCTGGAGGATCCCAGCAGAGATCAGTCCATCTCAGCTCTGGAGTGCAGCTGCGGCTCTGACACCAAGAGAGGACGAGTCTGAAAATGCTGAGGAGCAAGATGGGCTCAGGGACCCAACAgaagaacagcagcagcaagaggaggaggaggagggggaggaggtcTCAGGTGAACACAGGGCTCAGGCTCTGAGAGCTCTTCTGCTCGCACGCAAGAGGAAACGCCACACCGTCATGGATACAG ctCCTGTGTCAGATTTGACTCCTGCCGATGCTACAGACAGTGTAACCGAGAG GTCCCAGGAGAAGACCTCAAATaaaagaagcagaagcagactTTTGGATGacgatgaggatgaggagcaggagAAAG GGGATGACTCCAGCCCTGTGAAGGATGTGGATACAAATGGTGACGCAGATTCAGACGGGGAGGATATTTCTGCTCCTGTTAAACGAAGGCGGAAGATGGTCTTaattgatgaagaggaggaagaggattaA